A stretch of DNA from Coccidioides posadasii str. Silveira chromosome 4, complete sequence:
CGAAACATGCGGAGACCCAGGATCGTctaaaatatatcaacaCGTTCCGGACGAACCATGAACAACTTCAACGCACGATTATGAATGTCCTTGGCCCCAGATCAACCCAGCCTGGCGGTCCTTTAGGCACTGAAACTGATACCATTGCTCTTGATGATATCGGAGATGTCGATGCTGTTGAAGAGGTGAGGCAAGCGTATGCACCATTGAAAGACGTCGATGTTCTTGACGTTTCGCCAAAAGGCACGGAGCGATGGATTCGGGAAGAGACTGCGTATAATGAAAGAACATCCCGAGTTGAAAACCTGATAATTGCACGACTTCGGGATCGCCTTGCCACCGCGCAGAATGCGAATGAGAAATTCCGTGTATTTTCGAAATTCAATGCCTTGCTGGTCCGCCCTAAGATCAGGAGTGCTATTGGGAAATATCAGACCGAATTGATCGATGATGTGAAAAAGGATATCGCTGCCTTACATGAACGATTCAAACAGCAGTATGGCCATTCAGAAGCTCATGCAATGGCGCAGCTACGAGATCTTCCACCGGTATCAGGTGCCATTATCTGGGCACGACAGATCGAGCGACAATTAGATGGGTATATGCGAAAGGTAGAAGATGTCCTTGGAGAAGACTGGGATCTTCATTCCGAAGGACAGAAGCTACAAGCCGAAAGTAACATGTTCCGTAAGAAGCTCGACACTCGACCCGTTTACCAAGCTTGGCTACAAGATGTTCAAAGACGAAATATCACGATATCTGGACGATTATTTAACATTACTCGCAATAGGGCTGCTGGTAACGCCTTCGAACTTGTCGTTAATTTCGACGCACAAATAATCGCCCTTTTCAAGGAAGTTAGAAACCTTGTTTGGCTAAATTTCCAGATTCCTCACGCAATCAACAGCATATCCAAGGAGGCCAAGCGTGTATATCCTTTTGCGATCAGCTTAATGGAAAGTGTCCGAACGCTGCACCAAACTATTCGGGCGATCGCATCGATGTCACAAGCAACCATACTCCTGAATGGGTATCAGAATGATGTTCAAGCTCTCATCATGAAGGGCCTGCCACTGCGATGGGAATCATTCATCCACTCGTACGAGCTTCATGTCAAGCAGGGCATTGCCAACGGCTCTGTAGACCCTTCTGTTACACCCGCTCGAGGCGAAAGCAAGCATGTTCAGTTTGTTCGAGAATTTGCTCTCTCAGCATCTGTGTTGCAAGCTAAATCTGCCACATTGACTTCTATCGACGAATCCGTTCAGAAAACTATCCTTGAACTCAAGTCTTGCCCTTACGAGGCCGATGCCTTTCGTCAGCGTCTTGACCAAATTCAAATCGCCGTTGACAAACTGAACTTGGAAAATTATGCTAATCTGGGGTTCTGGGTCGCTAACTTGAACAACATGGTCGAGTCAATTCTACAGGATCGACTACGTAGAGCGATTCGGCACTGGATCCGATCATTCCAGGAAGCGAAACATGAACAAGCTCACAAAATTAGCCATGGAGAACCTTCCGATTCAGCAGAAGAAACTCAAATCCAGCACATCCAGTTTCCCAACCTCCTTCACGAGATATCGATGAGGAATCAAGTTATGCACCTGGATCCCCCATTAGAATTTGCGAGAGCCAATTGGTTCTCTCATTTCGATCAGTGGGTTGGGGTTCTGTGTAACTTGGAAAGAATAAAATCGTCGAGATATAAGATGTCAATCCATGCAGAAAAAGCTCGTCTTTCTGAAACGCATTTCTCTGCTCTTCCCCAATATTGTGCCGATGAATTGACAGAAGTTTACTCTGTGGTGGAAGCTAGACTGCAAGAGATTTCCGAATACATTGAAAAATGGCTGCAGTTCCAATCTCTATGGGATCTGCAATCCTCATATGTTTATGATGTCCTTGGCGATGACCTGTCACAATGGTTACAATTACTTCAAGAGATTCGCAGAAGCCGCGCAACTTTTGATACGTCTGAAGTTAGAAGATCTTTTGGTACTATTAGGATCGATTATGAACAAGTTCAAACTAAGGTCAATGCGAAGTACGATCAATGGCAACGGGAAATATTACTGAATTTTGGTGGAAAGCTTGGGACCCGAATGCGAGAAGTTTATGCCGAACTCCAGGCTGCCCGAAGAGACCTCGAGGGACAGTCGTTAGAGGCATCATCAACCGCGCATGCAGTGTCATTCATTACCATTGTCCAGCAATGCAAACGCAAAGCCCGGGTGTGGGAACCGGAGGTCGATCTTTTCCGACAGGGTCAGGCCACCCTTGCTCGTCAGCGCTATCAGTTCCCCAACGACTGGTTGCACGTTGAGCAGGTTGACGGTGAATGGCTAGCTCTCAATGATATACTAGAGCGTAGGAGCAAGACGGTCCAAGACCAGACCGACGCTTTGAGGGCCAAGATTACCGCTGAGGATAAAGTGATCAACGACAAGATTGCCGAGATTATCTCACAGTGGAACGAAGAAAAGCCTGTATCTGGCTCCACTCCTCCCGAAGAGGCATCCAGAACACTTAGTTATTTCCAATCCCGCCTGGAAAGCTTGCAATCCGAATTTGAGATGGTctcaaaagcaaaagaagcgCTTGATCTCCCTAGTAGCCCCGAAACCGCTCTTTCTGCCATTCTTGAGGAGGTTCAGGATTTTATGGCTGTTTGGGCTGCCCTATCAACTATCTGGAAAAGCCTGAATGAGCTAAGGGACGTTCTTTGGAACAGTGTCCAACCTCGTAAGCTTCGACAATCTCTCGATGGCCTTATTAGAATGACGAAGGAAATGCCTAGTCGAATGAGGCAATACGCTGCGTTTGAGCATATCCAGAACATACTCCGCCAGCTACTGAAGGTCAATCCGTTACTTTCCGACATGAAATCCGAAGCGGTGCGCGAGCGACACTGGCAAAAGATTTTCAAGGCCCTCAAGCCGGGAAAACGGTTCTCCCAAGTTTCGTTGGCTCTTGGTGATGTTTGGGATCTGAATCTTGCGGCCAGCGAGGCGGTGATTCGTGATATCATCACTCAAGCGCAAGGAGAGATGGCCCTCGAAGAGTTCTTGAAAATGGTTCGCGAAACGTGGCAGAGTTATTCGTTGGACCTTGTGAACTACCAGAACAAATGTCGTCTGATCAAAGGCTTCGATGATTTGTTTGCGAAATGTAGTGAAAACTTGAACTCTCTTCAGGCGATGAGACATTCACCGTACTACAAAGAATTCGAGGAAGAGGCTACTTCCTGGGAAGATAAGCTAAACCGTGTACACGTGCTTTTCGATGTCTGGATTGACGTTCAGCGACAATGGGTCTACCTTGAAGGTGTCTTCACTGGAAATGCGGATATCAAGCATCTACTGCCCCTGGAATCCGGCCGTTTTCAAAACATAAATTCGGAATTTTTTGCTGTGATGAAGAAAGTCTATAAATCGCCGTTTGTCCTTGATGTTCTGGCGATTAATGGAGTACAGAAGTCCCTTGAAAGGTTGGCTGAGCTCCTCAATAAGATACAGAAAGCTCTCGGTGAATATCTCGAGCGGGAGCGTGTGTCCTTCCCTCGCTTTTATTTTGTCGGTGACGAGGATCTATTGGAAATCATCGGCAATAGCAATGATACCCTTCGTGTTGCGAAACATTTCAAGAAAATGTTTGCTGGATTGTCCGGACTAGTGATGGATGATGACGGAAATATCGTCGGACTTACTTCGAAAGAGGGTGAAGAAGTGAGGCTGAAAAAAGAGGTCTCTCTGCTTAAGACTCCCAGAATCAATGATTGGCTCGCGGCCCTTGAAAATAGCATGAAGTCGACCCTGGCGGAGCTCCTTGCGGAAGCCATTGAGCAATTCGAGTCTATTTATTCAGCCACGGAGATTGACCAAACCGCTTTTAGTGATTACCTCGCAAATTATCCAGCGCAAATCGTTGTCCTCGGAAGTCAGGTTGTATGGACCAATGCAGTCCAAAAAGCCCTCGAGGACGGTGGTAGCGGGCTGCAAGCTTTGTACGATTCTGAAGTGAGAGTCCTCGACCTTCTAGCAGTTACTGTCCTTGGTGAACTGGATCCGATTACACGAAAGAAGTGCGAACATATGATCACCGAGTTTGTTCACCAGCGCGATGCTATTGCGAAGTTGATTGATAATAACGCTTCGTCCCCGACGCACTACTTGTGGCTACTACAAATGCGCTACGTTTATCGTGCTGAGGGTGACTTTTTGCAGCGCCTTCACGTCCAGATGGCCAATGCGAAGTTGGACTATGGTTTTGAGTATCTCGGTGTTCCCGAACGGCTTGTTCGCACCCCACTTACTGATCGGTGTTTCCTCACCCTTACTCAAGCGCTGTGTCAGAGGTTGGGTGGCTCTCCATATGGCCCTGCAGGTACCGGTAAGACTGAATCAGTTAAGGCACTCGGGTTGCAACTTGGCCGATTCACTCTTGTGTTCTGCTGTGATGATACATTTGATTTCCAGGCTATGGGTAGGATTTTCTTGGGTATCTGCCAGGTTGGTGCTTGGGGATGTTTCGATGAATTTAACCGCCTCGAGGAAAGAATCCTTTCCGCAGTATCTCAGCAGATTCAGAACATCCAAATTGGTCTGAAGAATACTGATGATGAAACGAAGGCTCAAATTGAGTTGGTTGGGCGTCGTCTTCGTGTCAATCCTAATACCGGAATTTTCATCACGATGAACCCTGGTTATGCTGGTCGTTCAAACCTGCCGGAcaatttgaagaaacttttcCGAAGTGTCGCTATGTCTAAACCGGACAAGGAACTCATTGCTGAAGTCATGTTGTTTTCCCAAGGTTTCAAGCAGGCTAAACCACTGTCCCGGCAGACTGTTCCTTTCTTTGATCACTGCTCAACTCGCCTCACAAAACAAGCGCATTATGATTTTGGCCTTCGAGCCTTGAAGAGTGTGCTTGTGAGCTCCGGTGGTTTGAAACGTCTTCGCCTTGCCAACTCCGATGGTGATATTGGACCCAATGAAATAGTCGAACCACAAATTATCGTCCAGAGCGTTCGCGAAACAATTGCGCCTAAACTCATTCGTCAGGATGTTGAAATGATGCTGGAAATTCAGGCTGAAGATTTCCCTGGCGTTGAGTATGTGCCTGCCAACTTTGAAAAGCTGACACAAGCTATTCGTGAGATCGCTGTTGAGAACCATTTCGTTGCAACAGACACATGGATCACGAAGACTCTACAGTTATACCAAATTCAAGGTATTCATCATGGCGTCATGATGGTTGGCAGGTCTGGATCCGGTAAAAGTTCAGCTTGGAAAATTCTCCTACAAGCCCTACAAAAAGTCGAAGGCATCGAAGGTGTTTGCCACGTTATTGACTCCAAGGTCATGTCCAAAGAGGCTCTGTACGGGAATCTCGACAGCACGACCCGTGAATGGACAGATGGTCTCTTTACTGGCATCCTAAGAAAGATTGTGGACAATCTACGTGGTGAAGATTCCAAACGACATTGGATCGTATTTGATGGCGACGTCGACCCAGAATGGGTCGAAAATTTGAACAGCGTGTTGGACGACAATAAATTATTGACATTACCCAACGGTGAACGTTTGAACCTCCCACCGAATGTTCGCATTATGTTTGAAGTTGAGAACCTCAAGTATGCTACTTTGGCCACTGTCAGCCGATGTGGTATGGTGTGGTTTAGTGATGATACAGTGACTCCGAATATGATGGTGACAAATTATATTGAATCCCTGAAAACAAGAACGTTCGAAGACCTCGACGACGACACTGTTCCTACTGGCCAAGCGTCTGCTAAAACCCTGGACACCCAGAAAACGCTTGCATTGTTTCTTGACCAGCTACTGCAAAGGGACGATCTTATTCTAAAAACCCTCCAGGAAGCCAAAAAATATACCCACATCATGGAATACAGCGATATACGGGCCCTTAATACGCTTTTCAGCTTGCTCAACAAGGCATGTCGGAACATTCTGGAGTATAATATCCAACATATGGACTTCCCCTTAGAAGCAGAACAGATGGATGCGTATTTGTCCAAAAAGTTACTCCTCGCGCTCGTCTGGTCACTGACTGGTGACTGTCCGTTAGAAGAACGAAAATCGTTTGGCGAATTTGTCACGGCACTCTCAACCATTGATACCCCCTTGCTTGGCAATTCATCATCCCTCATCGATTATGATGTTACTTTACCCAAGGGCGAATGGACAACTTGGCAGTCTCAAGTGCCGTCTGTGGAAATCAACACTCATTCGGTCACGCAAACGGATGTCATTATCCCAACTTTGGATACCGTTCGACATGAGGACGTTTTATACTCTTGGCTCGCCGAGCACAAACCCCTTCTGCTTTGCGGCCCACCGGGATCCGGTAAAACCATGACGCTGTTCTCTGCCCTTCGCAAGTTGCCAAATATGGAAGTTGTTGGCCTTAACTTTTCCAGTGCGACTACACCAGACCTGTTGATTAAAACTTTTGAGCAGTACTGCGAATATAAGAAGACCCTTAATGGCGTGATAATGTCACCAAGCCAAATTGGCCGTTGGCTCGTTATTTTCTGCGACGAAATCAACCTTCCAGCCCCCGATCAATACGGAACACAGCGTGCCATCTCTTTCTTGCGACAACTAGTCGAGCAAAACGGATTCTGGAGAACTTCGGACAAGACTTGGATTACTTTGGATCGCATTCAGTTCGTTGGTGCCTGCAACCCCCCTACTGATGCTGGTAGAACTCCTCTTGGTGAGAGATTCCTCCGTCATGCTCCTTTGATTATGGTCGATTACCCGGGAGAAGTTTCCTTATTACAAATCTACGGTACTTTCAACACTGCGATTCTCAAGATCATTCCTATGCTTCGTGGTTATTCTGAAGCTCTCACGAAGGCTATGGTCCAGTTCTATTTGGAATCTCAAGCCAGGTTCACTCCAAAAATCCAACCCCACTATGTCTACTCCCCAAGAGAGCTTACCAGATGGGTTCGTGGCGTATACGAGGCTATCAAGCCACTTGAGAATCTATCCGTTGAAGGCCTTGTTAGGATATGGGCTCATGAAGCCTTGCGACTATTCCAGGACCGACTCGTAGAGGAGGATGAAAGACAGTGGACCGCTGACAGCGTCAGGCGCATTGCCTTCGAGCACTTCCCAACTATCGATGAGCAGCAAGCGTTGAAAGCCCCAATTCTTTTCTCGAACTGGCTTTCAAAACATTATGTTCCGGTAGAGCAGGAACAACTCCGCGAGTTCGTGAAAGCAAGACTGAAAACTTTCTGCGAGGAAGAGGTGGATGTGCCTCTAGTATTATTCAACGATGTATTGGAGCATGCGCTACGTATTGATCGTGTGTTCCGACAACCTCAAGGCCATCTTATCCTCATTGGTGTGAGTGGAAGTGGTAAGACGACATTGTCTCGCTTTGTTGCCTGGATGAACGGCCTCAAAGTATTCCAAATCAAGGTACACGGCAAGTACTCAGCGGAAGACTTTGATGAGGACCTTAGAAGTGTGCTTCGCAGAGCTGGCTGTAAAGGAGAGAAAATTTGCTTTATCATGGACGAGTCAAACGTCCTAGATTCAGGCTTTTTGGAACGCATGAATACACTTCTCGCTAACGCCGAAGTTCCTGGTCTCTTTGAGGGAGACGAATTTGCATCATTAATGACTGCTTGCAAAGAAGGAGCTCAACGACAAGGCCTTCTTCTGGACTCGCAAGAAGAGCTTTACAAGTGGTTCA
This window harbors:
- a CDS encoding uncharacterized protein (EggNog:ENOG410PGYZ~COG:Z~BUSCO:4at33183); the protein is MEVASQGVSNGLAPPTTFPTTDPTIVVQHLAEVLQGTLGALRKDLECTGSLLSTSKYSETLQRCSRFASESQTAIYAHKEVAEVEDTNGTEEEPSSSTHYIYTLNSEISIASNTVAAVAFLKSPSPLDPAIPVSSQVQVLTLPGFSASSNTAISQGPATSPYEVLHSFVHLALAPYFEAYTRGQDASKTKGDADAKTGVPGAKKKIAELELSLLHLQQNIEIPALNLPMHEIVQSALDEAQLRGVKPSVELVPGAVLENHLVINSIQSTVNGWIKSIQSITKMSRDPESGSAAQEINFWLDMETALEGIEAQLQADGVQLTMDILRHAKRYQATLSFVADTGLKEAAETVQKYNQLLRDFPLPELQSATSLQKVQEALNLIFAHLNKKLRLCPYPIKRALSLVEAISGDLDSRIHTLINGKAIMHLDFKEFRSLMRAAQVVWRAWDENIKEFTNVARDAMRRRNEKFIPIKVRSKHAETQDRLKYINTFRTNHEQLQRTIMNVLGPRSTQPGGPLGTETDTIALDDIGDVDAVEEVRQAYAPLKDVDVLDVSPKGTERWIREETAYNERTSRVENLIIARLRDRLATAQNANEKFRVFSKFNALLVRPKIRSAIGKYQTELIDDVKKDIAALHERFKQQYGHSEAHAMAQLRDLPPVSGAIIWARQIERQLDGYMRKVEDVLGEDWDLHSEGQKLQAESNMFRKKLDTRPVYQAWLQDVQRRNITISGRLFNITRNRAAGNAFELVVNFDAQIIALFKEVRNLVWLNFQIPHAINSISKEAKRVYPFAISLMESVRTLHQTIRAIASMSQATILLNGYQNDVQALIMKGLPLRWESFIHSYELHVKQGIANGSVDPSVTPARGESKHVQFVREFALSASVLQAKSATLTSIDESVQKTILELKSCPYEADAFRQRLDQIQIAVDKLNLENYANLGFWVANLNNMVESILQDRLRRAIRHWIRSFQEAKHEQAHKISHGEPSDSAEETQIQHIQFPNLLHEISMRNQVMHLDPPLEFARANWFSHFDQWVGVLCNLERIKSSRYKMSIHAEKARLSETHFSALPQYCADELTEVYSVVEARLQEISEYIEKWLQFQSLWDLQSSYVYDVLGDDLSQWLQLLQEIRRSRATFDTSEVRRSFGTIRIDYEQVQTKVNAKYDQWQREILLNFGGKLGTRMREVYAELQAARRDLEGQSLEASSTAHAVSFITIVQQCKRKARVWEPEVDLFRQGQATLARQRYQFPNDWLHVEQVDGEWLALNDILERRSKTVQDQTDALRAKITAEDKVINDKIAEIISQWNEEKPVSGSTPPEEASRTLSYFQSRLESLQSEFEMVSKAKEALDLPSSPETALSAILEEVQDFMAVWAALSTIWKSLNELRDVLWNSVQPRKLRQSLDGLIRMTKEMPSRMRQYAAFEHIQNILRQLLKVNPLLSDMKSEAVRERHWQKIFKALKPGKRFSQVSLALGDVWDLNLAASEAVIRDIITQAQGEMALEEFLKMVRETWQSYSLDLVNYQNKCRLIKGFDDLFAKCSENLNSLQAMRHSPYYKEFEEEATSWEDKLNRVHVLFDVWIDVQRQWVYLEGVFTGNADIKHLLPLESGRFQNINSEFFAVMKKVYKSPFVLDVLAINGVQKSLERLAELLNKIQKALGEYLERERVSFPRFYFVGDEDLLEIIGNSNDTLRVAKHFKKMFAGLSGLVMDDDGNIVGLTSKEGEEVRLKKEVSLLKTPRINDWLAALENSMKSTLAELLAEAIEQFESIYSATEIDQTAFSDYLANYPAQIVVLGSQVVWTNAVQKALEDGGSGLQALYDSEVRVLDLLAVTVLGELDPITRKKCEHMITEFVHQRDAIAKLIDNNASSPTHYLWLLQMRYVYRAEGDFLQRLHVQMANAKLDYGFEYLGVPERLVRTPLTDRCFLTLTQALCQRLGGSPYGPAGTGKTESVKALGLQLGRFTLVFCCDDTFDFQAMGRIFLGICQVGAWGCFDEFNRLEERILSAVSQQIQNIQIGLKNTDDETKAQIELVGRRLRVNPNTGIFITMNPGYAGRSNLPDNLKKLFRSVAMSKPDKELIAEVMLFSQGFKQAKPLSRQTVPFFDHCSTRLTKQAHYDFGLRALKSVLVSSGGLKRLRLANSDGDIGPNEIVEPQIIVQSVRETIAPKLIRQDVEMMLEIQAEDFPGVEYVPANFEKLTQAIREIAVENHFVATDTWITKTLQLYQIQGIHHGVMMVGRSGSGKSSAWKILLQALQKVEGIEGVCHVIDSKVMSKEALYGNLDSTTREWTDGLFTGILRKIVDNLRGEDSKRHWIVFDGDVDPEWVENLNSVLDDNKLLTLPNGERLNLPPNVRIMFEVENLKYATLATVSRCGMVWFSDDTVTPNMMVTNYIESLKTRTFEDLDDDTVPTGQASAKTLDTQKTLALFLDQLLQRDDLILKTLQEAKKYTHIMEYSDIRALNTLFSLLNKACRNILEYNIQHMDFPLEAEQMDAYLSKKLLLALVWSLTGDCPLEERKSFGEFVTALSTIDTPLLGNSSSLIDYDVTLPKGEWTTWQSQVPSVEINTHSVTQTDVIIPTLDTVRHEDVLYSWLAEHKPLLLCGPPGSGKTMTLFSALRKLPNMEVVGLNFSSATTPDLLIKTFEQYCEYKKTLNGVIMSPSQIGRWLVIFCDEINLPAPDQYGTQRAISFLRQLVEQNGFWRTSDKTWITLDRIQFVGACNPPTDAGRTPLGERFLRHAPLIMVDYPGEVSLLQIYGTFNTAILKIIPMLRGYSEALTKAMVQFYLESQARFTPKIQPHYVYSPRELTRWVRGVYEAIKPLENLSVEGLVRIWAHEALRLFQDRLVEEDERQWTADSVRRIAFEHFPTIDEQQALKAPILFSNWLSKHYVPVEQEQLREFVKARLKTFCEEEVDVPLVLFNDVLEHALRIDRVFRQPQGHLILIGVSGSGKTTLSRFVAWMNGLKVFQIKVHGKYSAEDFDEDLRSVLRRAGCKGEKICFIMDESNVLDSGFLERMNTLLANAEVPGLFEGDEFASLMTACKEGAQRQGLLLDSQEELYKWFTQQIVKNLHVVFTMNPPEEGLSSKAATSPALFNRCVLNWLGDWSDQALYQVGYELTQSVDLDKPNFIAPDSIPVAYRALSLPASHRDTVVNSMVYIHYSLHRFNQRLHKQQGKTTYLTPRHYLDFVAQYVRLFNEKREDLEEQQRHLNVGLEKLRETVDKVRDLRASLAQKKSQLEKKDAEANEKLQRMVADQREAEQRKSASLEIQAALEKQEQEVAKRKEIVLHDLARAEPAVIEAQKSVSNIKKQHLTEVRSMANPPAGVRLALESVCTLLGHRVDSWKTIQGIIRRDDFIASIVNYDNERQMTRGLRTRMNNDYLSKEDFTFERVNRASKACGPLVQWVEAQVNYSEILDRVGPLREEVIQLEDQALQTKAEAQAIENTINNLEDSIATYKAEYAALISETQAIKAEMSRVEFKVDRSVRLLDSLSSERSRWEEGSKSFETQISTLVGDVLIAAAFLAYGGLYDQQFRKAMIDDWVNQLAQSGINFKPHNPITEYLSNADERLSWQENSLPVDDLCTENAIILKRFNRYPLIIDPSGRVTEFLQKESKERKLTVTSFLDDSFIKQLESALRFGNPILIQDAEHLDPILNHVLNKEYQKTGGRVLIQLGKQEIDFSPAFKLFLSTRDPSACFPPDVCSRTTFVNFTVTQSSLQTQSLNEVLKVERPDVDERRTNLIKLQGEFKIHLRQLEKRLLQALNESRGNILDDDNVIETLETLKKEAAEISNKMVETEGVMTEVENITQQYNVIARSCSAVFAVLEQLHHLNHFYQFSLQYFIDIFNNVLHNNHRLSQEKDHAARVNIILRDLFITAFQRTSLGLLQKDRITLAMLLAQASPYQMDRSIIDDILDPTLEGWDVSTAPKAKDIVMSKASQMVVFKNIIPTIEEEIWEQFFTEEIAENFVPTVWEDSTEAFDRQLRSLLLVKLFRMDRFVPAAENFVVTVFGRSLFEDSGDLKEVVDQVTATTPIALSSSPGFDASYKVDGLVERMHATCANIAMGSNEGLESADKAINNAAATGTWVLVKNVHLAPSWLQSLEKRLDSLKPHANFRLFLSMESSPKIPVNLIRASRVLMYEQPAGIRANMKDSLSSLSLRASKPPVEKARIYLLLSFLHAVVQERLRYAPSLGWKGFWEFNDSDYECCAFIIDTWVASVAQGRSNVAPQKFPWDLLRTLITETYGGKIDDAEDLKLLNDLVRTFMTPAAFEDDHKLIPGIEGEILLLPSTTGIRDFTEWVNRLPEREPPTYLGLPGNAEKLLLVGHGKRMIANLAKITTLLDEGEQLMIEAAAI